Genomic window (Shewanella psychropiezotolerans):
GAAGTCAGGACTAAAGCTTGGATGTCTGAATTTTGCTTGATTGCATCGAGTGCAGCGTTAAGAGAGTCAATCGTTTCTCTATCTAGCTTGTTGACTGAACCCGGTGCGTTAAAGCATAGCCGAGCGATATTATCTTCAAGTAACTCAACCTGAATCGTAGGACTTTGGTAGATCATTGCTTGCTTCCTTTTGCGTGATACCCGTCTTTGAATATTATTAACTAGGGGTTATTTTTCTATCTCAGCGCAGGTCATCATCTGACCAGTTACTACTCAGTGTGCGACGAATTTGGATAAATTACAACACCCAATTTAAACACTCGTTTGATTGACGCTTTGGTGGAGGTCTTTTTAAGCTTTATGTTAGACTGTTTTTAGATGCTGAACAGGCATAAATAGTCTAGTTAAGTGACGCTGAAAAGCGAGTCAGATACTTACTATGCTTTAATAATAAGAACAACTAACAACAGGAAGTCACTCATGGATCAGCTCGCTAGCCATTATCTTGCTCATATCACCGAACTGAACCGTCGTGTGGCGGACATAGTTACCCGAGAAAATTTATCTGGTCTGGTGATCCATTCAGGCCAACCTCATCGTCAGTTTTTAGACGATATGGATTACCCTTTTAAGGTTAATCCGCACTTTAAGGCCTGGTTACCTATCTTGGATAATCCTCACTGTTGGTTGTTAGTCAATGGCCGGGATAAGCCGCAATTGATCTTCTTTCGTCCGGTAGATTTCTGGCATAAGGTTGCCGATGTTCCCGATGCATTCTGGAGCGAGCATGTTGAGATCAAACTGCTGACTAAAGCCGATAAGGTTGCCGAGTTACTGCCAAAAGATATCGCAAACTGGGCCTATATAGGGGAACACTTAGATGTTGCCGAGGTACTTGGGTTTAAGTCTCGAAATCCAGATGCAGTGATGAGTTACCTTCATTACCATAGAGCGACCAAGACTCAATATGAGCTCGAGTGTATGCGACGCTCTAACGAGATAGCTGTACATGGTCACGTAGCGGCTAGAAAGGCCTTCTATAATGGTGGCAGCGAGTTTGAGATCCAGCAGGAATACCTAACAGCTTCTTGTCAGGGCGAGAACGAAGTGCCTTACGGTAATATTATCGCGCTTAACCAGAATGCTTCGATTCTGCATTACACTAAGCTTGAACATGCCAGTCCTCATCCGAGAAAATCCTTTCTTATCGATGCCGGGGCAAATTTCTTTGGTTATGCCTCGGATATTACCCGCACCTACGCCTTCGAGAAAAATATCTTCAGCGAGTTGATCGAGGCGATGAACAAGGCGCAACTTGAGCTTGTGGATATGATGAGGCCGGGAGTCAAATATGTTGATTTACATATTGAGACTCATAAGAAAGTTGCCCAGATCATGTTGGATTTTAATATGGCCAGAGGGGATGTCGAGAGCTTAGTCGAGCAGGGTATCACCAGTGTCTTTTACCCCCATGGGTTAGGCCACATGTTAGGGCTACAAGTCCACGACATGGGTGGCTATCTTCATGATGAACGCGGCACTCATATTGCCGCACCAGATGCGCATCCCTTCCTGCGTTGTACCCGTACTCTTGCCGTGAACCAGGTGCTGACCATAGAGCCTGGCATCTACATCATCGACTCTCTGCTCGATGGCTTAAAGCAAGATAAACGTCAGGCACAGATCAACTGGAATACCATAGATCTGTTACGTCCATTCGGCGGCATTCGCATCGAAGATAATGTCATCGTTCATGCCGATAGAAACGAGAATATGACTCGTGATTGTGGCTTAGGCTAATGATTGATAGTTATCAGATCCCATCTGTCGACATAGTAGTAGAAGAAGAGATAAAGCATAGTCGCTTTATCTCTTTTCTTTTTCACTGTCAGTCTGATGAAGAGCTGAAGTGTGCGCTTACTAACATTAAGGTCGAGTATCCTGGGGCCAGCCATTATTGCTATGCGTTCGTAAATGCAGCACCGGGTAACAGCATGGCTATCGGTTCCAGTGATGATGGGGAGCCAGCTGGAAGTGCCGGGCGTCCCATGTTGGCGACTTTACAGGGATCTGGTGTGGGTGAGATAGGCGCCATTGTGGTGCGTTACTTCGGTGGTACTAAGCTCGGAGTGGGTGGGTTAGTCAGGGCCTATAGTTCGGGTATCAGACAAGGACTGACTCAGTTACAAACTGAGCTTAAACAGATCCGTTATCCGGGGCTATTGGAGTGTGATTATAGCCAGCTTCAGGATGTGGAGTATCTGCTTAAGCAGAGTGACGGCGTGATATCGGACAGATCCTTTACCGATAAGGTTCTGGTGACTTTTGAGCTTCCTAAACGGCATCAAGACAAACTCAATACTGATTTAGCCACCATGAGTCAGGGAAAGCTCAAAGCGAACTTTGAGCTGGAGTGATCTCTGGCTTAAGAGGTTTATACCAGTTGCATTAATGATGAGTGAGCACGATGATTTGTCTCTGTGCTGGGTTATCGAAATGTGCGAAAATAACAAAATGTGCGCTTTCCTCGCTCTCTTCTTATGGGGAGTGAGTTTCGCTAATGAATAATAGATAGGCCTAGATGCAATATAGAACGATAATAAGAATAACAGGTATGCTTATGGGCTTGTTTTCCCTATCTCTGCTCCCGCCAGCTCTGGTTGCGGTGATCTATAAGGATGGAGGCGGTACCGCATTTATTCAGGCGTTTGTGTTGAGTCTATTTCTTGGTTTCATGCTCTGGTATCCCAATCGAAGGCACAAAAAAGATCTTCGTACCCGTGAAGGCTTCCTCTTGGTGGTGCTTTTTTGGGGGTGCTAGGTTCTATTGGTGCGGTACCCTTTATTTTTTCCAGTCAGCCAGACTTATCTATTACTGACAGTTTCTTTGAGTCTTTCTCGGCCTTAACCACCACAGGTGCCACTGTGATTGTAGGCTTAGATTCTCTACCCAAAGCCATACTTTTCTACCGACATCTGCTGCAATGGCTGGGTGGTATGGGGATCATTGTCTTGGCCGTCGCCATTCTGCCTGTACTTGGTATCGGTGGAATGCAGCTCTATCGCGCCGAGATGCCTGGTCCGGTGAAAGACAGTAAGATGACCCCAAGGATAGCCGAGACAGCTAAGGCTTTATGGTATATCTATTTTTTACTGACAGTCGCCTGTGCCTTCTCTTACTGGGTGGCGGGAATGAATGTCTTCGATGCTATCTGCCACTCTTTCTCAACTATCGCCATCGGCGGCTTCTCTACCTATGATGCCAGTATCGGCCATTTCGATAGCCCGGCAATTAACATGGTCTGTGTGGTCTTTCTCTTAATAGCAGCGCTCAATTTCAGCCTTCACTTTGCTGCCTTCACCCGTCGCGGTATTAACCTCAGAGTCTACTTTAAAGACGCCGAGTTTAAGGTGCTGATTATAGTGCAGCTTGCGTTGACTGCGATCTGCTTTGCGACTCTCTATCACTCGGGGATCTATGATTCTCCGGAAGAGACCTTCGATTATGCCCTATTTCAGGCGGTGTCAATTTCGACAACGGCTGGATTCGGCACCGAGAGTTTCCACATGTGGCCGCTGTTTCTGCCTATGTTACTCATCTTCTCTAGCTTTATCGGCGGCTGTGGCGGTTCGACTGCCGGCGGTATCAAGGTGATGCGGATGATCTTGTTACTCAAGCAGGGCTCCCGTGAACTTAAACGTCTGGTACACCCCAGAGGCATGTTCTCGATTCGGATCGGCAATAAAGTCTTACCCGAGCGCGTCATAGATGCGGTATGGGGTTTTTTCTCTGCTTACGCCCTGGTTTTTGTTATCTGCATGCTGGCATTGATGGGGATGGGGATGGATAATATCACCGCCTTTAGCGCCACCGCGGCTTGCCTAAATAACTTAGGCCCAGGTTTAGGTGAAGTGGCAAGTAACTATGCCAGTATCAATGATGGTTCTAAATGGATACTCTTGTTAGCCATGTTGTTTGGCCGACTCGAAGTTTTTACGCTTTTAGTCTTGTTTACGCCTACTTTTTGGCGAAATTAGGGTCGAATTAAACCTTTACCTTATAGCTTTATTGGCTACATTTTTATTTAATTGATATAGACTTATGGTCCATAAGTGGCCGCTGGTATTTCTACCTTTATTATTCAGGAAAGCTGATGAGCAATACGTTAATTATCTACTCCACCGTCGATGGCCAAACAAAAGCAATTTGTGAGCTTGTGCAGGGGATCAGTGAAGGTGCGGGTGATAGTGTGACTTTAGCTTCACTGGAAGAGGCCCAAGGTTTAAACCTCTCTTACTTTGATAAGATCTTGATTGGTGCCAGTATCCGTTATGGTAAGCACAGACCGGAACTGTATCAGTATATCAACCGTCATCAAGCCGTACTTAATGCCAAGAAGAATGCCTTCTTTACAGTGAATGTAGTTGCCAGGAAACCGGAGAAGAACACCCCGGAAACCAATCCTTATATGAAGAAGTTTCTATCGCTTTCTTTATGGAAACCACAGCAGTTAGGCGTTTTCGCCGGTAAGATCGATTATCCTAAGTACCGTTTCTTCGATAAGAGCATGATACGTTTTATCATGTGGATGACCAAGGGACCGACTGATACGTCTGGAACCTATGAGTTTACCAACTGGGAGCAAGTTGAAGAATTCGCTAAAGCTTTCACAGATAGATAGGGTTAGCTATTAGCAATAAACAGTAGATGACCAAGGGGGCGTCAATGGATACCTCTGGGACTTATGAGTTTACCAACTGGGATCAGGTTGAAGAATTCGCTAAAGCTTTCACCGATAAATAGGGTTAGCTGTTAACAATAAACAGTAGATGACCAAGGGGTCGCCAATGGATACCTCTGGGACTTATGAGTTTACCAACTGGGATCAAGTCGAAGAGTTCGCCAAGGCTTTTACCGATAGATAGTTCTAGCTGTGATGAAAACTAAAAATGCCAGTCGAGTGACTGGCATTTTGCTGTATAAACTTATCCAAAAGAATTATGTACAAAACTG
Coding sequences:
- the pepQ gene encoding Xaa-Pro dipeptidase translates to MDQLASHYLAHITELNRRVADIVTRENLSGLVIHSGQPHRQFLDDMDYPFKVNPHFKAWLPILDNPHCWLLVNGRDKPQLIFFRPVDFWHKVADVPDAFWSEHVEIKLLTKADKVAELLPKDIANWAYIGEHLDVAEVLGFKSRNPDAVMSYLHYHRATKTQYELECMRRSNEIAVHGHVAARKAFYNGGSEFEIQQEYLTASCQGENEVPYGNIIALNQNASILHYTKLEHASPHPRKSFLIDAGANFFGYASDITRTYAFEKNIFSELIEAMNKAQLELVDMMRPGVKYVDLHIETHKKVAQIMLDFNMARGDVESLVEQGITSVFYPHGLGHMLGLQVHDMGGYLHDERGTHIAAPDAHPFLRCTRTLAVNQVLTIEPGIYIIDSLLDGLKQDKRQAQINWNTIDLLRPFGGIRIEDNVIVHADRNENMTRDCGLG
- a CDS encoding YigZ family protein, whose amino-acid sequence is MIDSYQIPSVDIVVEEEIKHSRFISFLFHCQSDEELKCALTNIKVEYPGASHYCYAFVNAAPGNSMAIGSSDDGEPAGSAGRPMLATLQGSGVGEIGAIVVRYFGGTKLGVGGLVRAYSSGIRQGLTQLQTELKQIRYPGLLECDYSQLQDVEYLLKQSDGVISDRSFTDKVLVTFELPKRHQDKLNTDLATMSQGKLKANFELE
- the hemG gene encoding menaquinone-dependent protoporphyrinogen IX dehydrogenase, which codes for MSNTLIIYSTVDGQTKAICELVQGISEGAGDSVTLASLEEAQGLNLSYFDKILIGASIRYGKHRPELYQYINRHQAVLNAKKNAFFTVNVVARKPEKNTPETNPYMKKFLSLSLWKPQQLGVFAGKIDYPKYRFFDKSMIRFIMWMTKGPTDTSGTYEFTNWEQVEEFAKAFTDR